The sequence AATGTACGAATGAAGAAAATTATCTTCTCATGAAATTTGGACGAGCCGTTTTGGGAACGAATAATGTTGACCATTGTGCTCGTTTGTGTCATTCGGCAACGGTGGCTGGTTTGGCTCAAGCTTTTGGTAGTGGAGCAATGACTAATTCTATAAAAGAAATTGCTCAAGCTTCAGCTATTTATTTAACCGGATCGAATACAACTGAGAATCATCCTATTATTGCCTTAGAGATTAAAAATGCAGTTACAAAAAATGGTGCAAAATTAATCGTTGCTGATCCTAGGGAAATTGAATTAGCTAAATATGCCACTTTATGGTTAAGGCAGCGTCCTGGTACGGATGTAGCTCTTTTTAATGGGTTAATGAATGTCATCATTACTGAAGGCTTGGAAGATAAGGAATTTATTGCTGAGAGAACCGAAGGTTATGAAGAAATGAAAAAAAACGTCCTTAAATTTACTCCGGATATAGTAGAAAAAATAACCGGTGTGCCTGCTGAAGATATTCGAAAAGCAGCTAGGATTTATGCCTTGTCTCCTAATGTATCTCTTATTTATTCCATGGGCATTACTCAGCATACTACCGGTACAGATAATGTATTATCGACTGCTAATATCTCAATGCTTACTGGTAATGTAGGCAAGGAGAGTGCAGGAGTGAATCCTTTACGGGGACAAAGTAATGTACAGGGAGCTTGTGATTTGGGAGCGTTACCCAATGTTTACTCGGGTTATCAAAGTGTGGCTGATCCCAAGGTGCAGGAGAAATTTTCCCAAGCTTGGGGAGTTGATTTATCCGATAAAGTAGGATTAACTGTAGTTGAAATATTGAACGCTGCCTACGAAGGGAAAATAAAAGGCATATTTATTATGGCAGAAAACCCAGCCATGTCTGATCCGGATTTAAACCACGCTCGGGAAGCACTAAAAAGAACAGAATTTTTAGTGGTTTCTGATGTCTTTATGACTGAAACCACTGAGTTTGCTGATGTGGTTTTACCGGGAGTTACTTTAGCCGAAAAGGATGGGACCATAACTAATACAGAAAGGAGAGTGCAAAGGATAAGAAAAGCTATTGAACCAGTAGGGGATTCAAAGCCGGAATGGCAGATTATTAGTGAGTTAGCTCAAAAGATGGAATATAATATGAGCTATAATAACCCGGCAGAAATTATGGAAGAAATTGCCAGTCTTACACCTATTTATGGTGGAATGTTTTATAATCGATTGGATAACGGGGGATTACAATGGCCTTGTCTGGATGCGAATCATCCAGGAACCAAGTATCTGCATAAAGGAAAATTCAGTAGAGGTAAAGGAAAATTCTCAGTGGTGGAATTTAAAGAAGCTGCCGAACTGCCGGACGAAGAGTATCCCTTACTCCTTACTACCGGACGAGTATTATATCATTTCCATACAGGGACTATAACGCGAAGATCAAAAGGACTAAACGAAATTTATCCGGAAGCATTAGTGGAAATTAATCCTCAAGATGCAGAAGACCTAAGGGTTAAAGATGGAGAATTTGTAGAGGTAGCCTCTCGTCGTGGAAAAATTAGAGCTAAGATCCAAGTTACTGAAAAATCTGGAAAGGGAGTTGTTTTCATGAGCTTTCATTTTCATGAAGCCGCTGCTAATCTACTTACCAACGCTGCTCTTGACCCTGTTTCCAAGATTCCAGAGTATAAAGTGTGTGCTATAAACATAAAGAAAATATCCTAAATAAAGGTTAAAGAGGAGGAAATAAAAATGAGTACAGAAAAGGAAAAAATTCAGATCGTACAGGAAATTGCCCCTGCATGTAATCCACCGGCAGGTGTGGCTAATGCTTTT comes from Candidatus Atribacteria bacterium and encodes:
- a CDS encoding formate dehydrogenase subunit alpha; the encoded protein is MKEVKITIDGREVMVQEGKTVLEVATELGIKIPTLCAMPELGFTPGSCRVCVVEIEGLPTLAASCVYPVREGLIIHTHSERVIKARKIVLELLIASHPLDCMTCEKNGSCDLEDLAYELGVKQSRFERSKNQIPLDESNPFIVRDLNKCILCGRCVEMCNEVQQTHAIDFGYRSSQTKIIADVDVGLRYSACVSCGQCVAVCPVGALIDKAAQGKGRAWEFEKVKTTCNYCGCGCNFDFNIKDGKVVKVTSNSESAVNGINLCVKGRFGYDYIHRDDRLTTPLIRKNGQLEKASWEEALQLVSDKFNQIKKENGSDSLAVLSSAKCTNEENYLLMKFGRAVLGTNNVDHCARLCHSATVAGLAQAFGSGAMTNSIKEIAQASAIYLTGSNTTENHPIIALEIKNAVTKNGAKLIVADPREIELAKYATLWLRQRPGTDVALFNGLMNVIITEGLEDKEFIAERTEGYEEMKKNVLKFTPDIVEKITGVPAEDIRKAARIYALSPNVSLIYSMGITQHTTGTDNVLSTANISMLTGNVGKESAGVNPLRGQSNVQGACDLGALPNVYSGYQSVADPKVQEKFSQAWGVDLSDKVGLTVVEILNAAYEGKIKGIFIMAENPAMSDPDLNHAREALKRTEFLVVSDVFMTETTEFADVVLPGVTLAEKDGTITNTERRVQRIRKAIEPVGDSKPEWQIISELAQKMEYNMSYNNPAEIMEEIASLTPIYGGMFYNRLDNGGLQWPCLDANHPGTKYLHKGKFSRGKGKFSVVEFKEAAELPDEEYPLLLTTGRVLYHFHTGTITRRSKGLNEIYPEALVEINPQDAEDLRVKDGEFVEVASRRGKIRAKIQVTEKSGKGVVFMSFHFHEAAANLLTNAALDPVSKIPEYKVCAINIKKIS